ATTGCCTAGTTTACAAACAGAAGATGTAGGAGATAAGAAGTTAAAAGTTGGTCTTGTAGCCTTAGAAAAAGAGAAAACATATTCTAAAGCAAATAATAAGACTCTTCCAGCAAAAGAAAAGACTGAAAAGAAAGAGATAGTAAAAACAACTACTGATAAAGTTATAGAAAATAAAGTAGAAGTTAAGAAAGAGAAAAATTTAAGTCTTGTGGAACTTTCAAAGTCAATACAAGCACCATCTTTTGAAATTATTTCTACTCAAAAGGAAAAAACTTTCAAGAAAAATAATCAATTAGAAAATGCTGCAATGTCTTATAAAAAAGAGCTTAAATATGAGAGAGAGGACAATCCTGGATTAGAAAAAGAAAAATCTGTTTTTAGTGACTCAAAAATAATAGATAAAATTATGTCTAATACAGAAGATGAAAATTTAACATTAAATTCTGATAAAAATCTTTCTTTTGAAAATATAAAAGTTGATAAAGGAAGAGTGGAAGGATTACCTAGTGGATATAAATTAGGACTTGAAGATGGAGATATTATTGCTAGATGGGATTCTTCCAATAAAGAACCTGTTTATCCAGAAAAAGCGGAACTTAGAGGATTACAAGGAACTGTAAAAGTAAGACTTGATGTAAATGAAAAGGGAG
This Fusobacterium perfoetens DNA region includes the following protein-coding sequences:
- a CDS encoding energy transducer TonB, with the protein product MGIKKNDFLSFIVASALNIGLILILPSLQTEDVGDKKLKVGLVALEKEKTYSKANNKTLPAKEKTEKKEIVKTTTDKVIENKVEVKKEKNLSLVELSKSIQAPSFEIISTQKEKTFKKNNQLENAAMSYKKELKYEREDNPGLEKEKSVFSDSKIIDKIMSNTEDENLTLNSDKNLSFENIKVDKGRVEGLPSGYKLGLEDGDIIARWDSSNKEPVYPEKAELRGLQGTVKVRLDVNEKGEVLSLTIIKGSGVPEINRAIENIGRTWKIYLSKHGLRIKGKVILDYTFKLKGV